A segment of the Candidatus Hinthialibacter antarcticus genome:
CAAACAAATTAACCTATTCGCAACCCGGGGCCGCGTTCCCGACTGGACGTTGCTGCTTGATTTAGACGCCGAGACCGGGCTGTCCCGCGCCCGTCGCGATCAGGCCAAGGCGGAGAACCCTGACCGCTTCGAGTCGGAAGCGGTTTCGTTTATGGAACGCGTCCGGCAGGGGTTTCTCGCGCTCGCCAAACGCGAACCGCAACGCATCAGCGTGTTCAACGCGCTGGACGACCTCGAAACCATCTGGGGAAATATTCAATGCGAAGCAGAAGAACGATATGAGTTGCAATAAACAAATAAGTTTTTGTAGGGTGGGTTCTTAACCCACCGCTTGATCCCCCCTGGCGCTTACGCGCCGTCCCCCCCCTTAAAAAAAGGGGCTTTTCTAGTTTTTGTAGGGTGAATTCTTAACCCACCATTTGATCTGAAGCGAGCAGAATTGTACCCATTCCACATGCAGAGAAAAAAAATCCAATTTACGGAAGAACCGTGAAAAATGACTAGGGCGAAAATCTGTAAGGAGTTTTAATTCAGGCGGTTACGTCGAGGTTTTCGCCGAGGCCGTCGATTGAGGCGGCGATTTTATCGGCAGACGCAGATAGTTCTAACTGGCCTGACCCGACGATGATCGCCTGGGTCTGGTCAAGCGTCCTGACCAATAATTCTCCCATGATCGACTGGGCGGCCATGGCGGACGAAAGCGCTGCGATATCCATTTCATCAAGCCTTTTCGGGCGTTTTGGGGATCAGGAAGACTCCCTCGCTATCGTTATCGTCAAGCGGTACTGAATTCTTTAGCGGATTTTAATTTTTTTTTTATGCAGGGGAATATTTGTCCAAATAACGATCTTTTATTTACAACTGGGGTGGGGTTGTGATAGATTAGGGGTAATCCCCACGTGAATAGGGACTTGCGCCATGATCCATCGCATTCGCCGTCGTTATGTTATCGAAGCCGCCGTCGCGCTGGTCGTGTTGGTGATATTGTTCGTCGTCATGGTGCCAAAGTTCCACAACGCACAGGTGCGTACGCGCGTCGCCCATGCGCGGCAAGATTTAACCACGCTGATCGGCGCGATGGACGGCTATGCGCTCGACTGGCCTAATACAGTGGTGCGGTCTCTGACCATGGACGGCGCCAAATATCCAAACCTGACCACAAAAGTGCAAGTGTTGAAAGACCTCGACGGCGGCGACCCGCGCTGGAACATCCTTACGTTTAATCAGGACGCATACGCCGCCTCCCTGGATGCAATCCCCAAGCCGCAGCCGTATTTTGAAGTGCCCGGCAGGACGGAGCGTACGGGTTCGTACAGCATCCGTTGGCATGGCTTTCCCGAGTCTTCGCGGGGAGACGAGTTTGGCGTCGAAGGCTTCACGGGGTATATCGCGACGGCGTTGTGTCCGGCGGCGCGGGCGGCGGGCGCCAGCGACGGCGATGACGCGGGATTTTATTATGTGGAATATGACGTCAGCAACGGTCTCGTCAGCCACGGATTCACGGTGGTAAGAACGCCGTCGATTGTCACGCCAGACTATATCGCCTACGACCGCCGCGCCCGCCAGTGGTGGGATGAACAAGAGAGGACGCAACCATGAAAAGACATCATGTGATTAAACTTTTCGCTGCAGCCGTTGTTATCACGCTTTTATCTGTCGTGATGTTGCCCAAGTTTCAAAAAGCGCAACACACCGCAGGCGTGACGAAAGCGCTGCATGATCTCAGTGAGATTTCAAAAGCAATCGAAATAGTCAACCAGCAAGTCACCGGCGAAAAACGGCTGACGGAAGTTCATCAAGTTTATGTGCGAGACAATAGAGAAGACGCAAAACCCGAGGTGTTAGTGACGCCGCTTACAGGCGTCCAAGACTCCGCCATGAATTCTTGGCAGATGAGTCGGATCGTGGGGTGGGGTCCCTATCCAAACAAAGAACTGAAGGCGCTGCTAACCTTCGATTACCGTCCGCCGCCCGGCATGTTATTGGTGAACAATTATATTTTTAAAAATGAATATCTGATTGAGACGGGCGTTTGGAGAACATTCACTCGCGAGGTGGGCCGCAACCCTCATTCACCATCGCGATTAGACACAATCGCGTTCGACCGCGAAGCCAAACTCCCCTATGTGGGCATCGCCCGCGGGCCTTATTTTGACGCCCACATCGGCGAGCGCAAAGTCGCAACCGCCGAAACCTCATTTACCTTTGGGCGTGGAAGCGTAATGTATCATCGAGCCCGTCTCGTCAGCGATACGCATTATGTAGAGTACGATCCAACTAACGGCATTCGCAGCCACGGCTATGTGGTCTATCGTTCTCCCGCCGGGCCGGTCGTCAGCGTGACCGAGTATTATCCTGACTTTCGCGGGCTGCCGATTGAAAAAGCCGTGCAATCCAGTCCTTGATCAATTTGTCACGATCACAAATCGAATACAGGTGCGGGTACGTCTCTCTTCGCTTCGGTGCGGGCTTACATGCCCTTATGCACAGGCGCTCATAGAGGCGCACCCGCACCTGTTTCATAGATTGCGTATAGAATGAAATGAGTTGAAATGACTTTCCCCGCTGATCCCGCCCTTCGCTTCTACCAGACGGGCGCGGCTGGTGATACCATACGCCATCATGACGGCGGCGCATTTATCTATCGAATCCATCGGCGCGTTTTACCGCATCCCCAGCAAGCCTTCCGGCCCGCGGTGGACGCTGGAGGAGTCGTATGAATTTTGCCGCAACCTGACCACCTCGCATTACGAGAATTTCCCGGTCGGTTCGATGATGCTGCCCAAGGCCAAGCGGCGCTTTGTGTATCCGATTTACGCCTTCGCCCGCATTTCCGACGACTTTGCCGATGAAGACCAATACGAAGGCAAGCGGCTCGATTTTCTCGACGAGTGGGAGCGCCGCCTGTCGGCCTGCGTCGAAGGCGAGGCCGATGACCCAGTGTTTATCGCTCTGGCGGACGCGCTCAAACAACTCGATTTGCCCGTGCAATTGTTTCGCGATCTGTTGCACGCCTTCAAACGGGATGTCACCGTCAAGCGCTATGAAACGCTGGACGACGTCAACGAAATGTATTGCCGTTACTCAGCGAACCCGGTCGGTCGGTTGATCCTTCATTTGTTTGATTACCGCGATGAAGAATTGCACATTCTCTCTGACCACATCTGCACGGCCTTACAACTCGCCAATTTCTGGCAGGACGTTGCGGTCGATCTCAAGAAAGACCGCATCTATATTCCGATCCGGGAAATCAAAGCGGCAGGCTATAGCGTGGACGAATTGTTCGCGCGGGTGTACGATGATCGGCTGGAAGGAATCATGCGCAGTCTGGTCAAGCGCACCTGGGATTTATTCGACCAGGGGTATCCGTTAGTGGAGCGCGTCGCCTGGCCTCTATCGGCGGAACTGCGCTTTACCTGGATGGGAGGCGTGACCATTTTAAAAGGCGTGGTTGACAACGGCTTCAACGTCGTCGAAAACCGCCCCGCGCATTCGAAATGGGATTTCATGCGACTTGCCGCGCGGGCGGCGCTGCCTATCGGCGGCGTACGCAAACGTTGGCATAATACATTTACGAAATTATAAACTGGAGCATGGGTTTTGGGCGTCGCTGAAACAGTCGAAGAAAAGACAAAACAGAGCAAGACCAATTTTTATTATTCCTTCCTGTTCTTGCCGGAAGTGAAACGCCGCGCCATGTTCACGGTGTATTCGTTCTGTCGCCATACCGACGACATCGTCGATGAAATCGAAGACAAAGACGAAGCCCGCCGCGTGTTAGACGACTGGCGCCGTCAACTCGACCAGTGTTATGAAGGCGACGCCAAAGACCCCATCCTGATTGGGCTGCAAGAAATGAATCAGCACTTTCATTTACCCAAAGAGTATTTTCATTTGCTCATCCAAGGGTGCGAGATGGACCTGGTCAAGAAACGCTATGCGACCTTCGATGAGTTGTATCAATATTGCTATCATGTCGCCTCGGTGGTCGGGCTAATTTGCATCGAAATATTCGGCTATCGCAGCGAACAAGCCAAAGAATACGCCGTGAATTTAGGCATGGCCCTACAACTGACCAACATCATGCGTGATGTGGGAGAAGATGCGCGCAATGGCCGCATCTATCTACCGGGAGAAGACCTGGAGCGGTTCAACTATCCAGAAGAAAAATTGATGAACGAAACCTATTCTGACGAATTTATTGCGTTGATGCGACATCAGCAACAACGCGCTTCGGCGTATTACCAAAAAGCGCGTAGTTGTTATGACCGTCACGATCATCCCATGCTGTTTCCCGCAGAAATCATGGGCAAAATTTATCATTCATTGCTTGTCCGTATTGTCGCCGCTGATTTCAACGTGTATCAGCAGCGCATTCGCGTTTCCAACTCGCGCAAGATGACGATTGCGCTGCGCGAATGGTTGGGCGCGCGCGTCCAGGGTGCATTTCAATGGTCGTAAGCGCACTTATTATCGGTGGGGGATTTGCGGGACTTTCCGCCGCCGTTCAATTGGTTGACGCGGGCTTGCGCGTTACGTTGCTCGAAAAAAAATCGCACCTCGGCGGTCGGGTCTATTCCATTCCAGACCGCGAAAGCGGCGATTGGATCGATAATGGCCAACATGTGTTGATGGGTTGCTATCACGAAACGCTAGAACTCATGCGCCGCATCGGGACTCTCGAGTCAGTGCGGTTCCAAAAAACATTATCAGTTTCCTATCGCGGCATGGACGCAGGCGCCGACCTGCTGCATTGCCCTGTCTTGCCGGGCCCGCTTCATTTATTGGCCGGGCTGAAAAAAATGCAGTCGCTCAGTTTTAGCGACAAACTGGCGGCGTTGCGCTATGGCTTGTCGCTGAAATTACACGGCGCTCGCAAAGACGAAACCATCCATCAAATGTCATCGCGCCTGCGCCAACCCTCGGCGATTCGCCAGCGGCTTTGGGACCCGATTGCGCTCTCAGCGATGAATGAAGAAACCGCCTCCGCCGACGCGGGGGTGTTTGCGCGCGTATTGAAAGACGCCTTCTTTGGTAAGGCGCGCGACTCGCGCTTGGGGCTTCCCATAAAGCCGCTAAGCGAAATGCACGGCGAGTCAGCGATCAATTATCTGCTCAAACACGAAGGCCGCGTCGAACTCAACGCCAAAGCCAAAGCCTTCGACTGGGACCAATCGCGCATCAAAGGCGTTGCGCTCGCGAACGGCGAGCATATTCAATGCGACTTGTGCATTAATGCCACGCCGCCCAGCGCGTTACAAAAAATGCTGTTGGCTTCAGGACTCGAAACCATGATCTCAGC
Coding sequences within it:
- the hpnC gene encoding squalene synthase HpnC, with translation MIPYAIMTAAHLSIESIGAFYRIPSKPSGPRWTLEESYEFCRNLTTSHYENFPVGSMMLPKAKRRFVYPIYAFARISDDFADEDQYEGKRLDFLDEWERRLSACVEGEADDPVFIALADALKQLDLPVQLFRDLLHAFKRDVTVKRYETLDDVNEMYCRYSANPVGRLILHLFDYRDEELHILSDHICTALQLANFWQDVAVDLKKDRIYIPIREIKAAGYSVDELFARVYDDRLEGIMRSLVKRTWDLFDQGYPLVERVAWPLSAELRFTWMGGVTILKGVVDNGFNVVENRPAHSKWDFMRLAARAALPIGGVRKRWHNTFTKL
- the hpnD gene encoding presqualene diphosphate synthase HpnD, with protein sequence MGVAETVEEKTKQSKTNFYYSFLFLPEVKRRAMFTVYSFCRHTDDIVDEIEDKDEARRVLDDWRRQLDQCYEGDAKDPILIGLQEMNQHFHLPKEYFHLLIQGCEMDLVKKRYATFDELYQYCYHVASVVGLICIEIFGYRSEQAKEYAVNLGMALQLTNIMRDVGEDARNGRIYLPGEDLERFNYPEEKLMNETYSDEFIALMRHQQQRASAYYQKARSCYDRHDHPMLFPAEIMGKIYHSLLVRIVAADFNVYQQRIRVSNSRKMTIALREWLGARVQGAFQWS
- the hpnE gene encoding hydroxysqualene dehydroxylase HpnE, with protein sequence MVVSALIIGGGFAGLSAAVQLVDAGLRVTLLEKKSHLGGRVYSIPDRESGDWIDNGQHVLMGCYHETLELMRRIGTLESVRFQKTLSVSYRGMDAGADLLHCPVLPGPLHLLAGLKKMQSLSFSDKLAALRYGLSLKLHGARKDETIHQMSSRLRQPSAIRQRLWDPIALSAMNEETASADAGVFARVLKDAFFGKARDSRLGLPIKPLSEMHGESAINYLLKHEGRVELNAKAKAFDWDQSRIKGVALANGEHIQCDLCINATPPSALQKMLLASGLETMISAPDLGTSPILSLYLWFDEEVADEDFCCLQQSTFEWAFHRKRFMNEGEHAKPCVCLVASAARRLDGLSREEIIRRGMDDLRRAYGTRVPEQPTQATVFWEKEATFSCTPENNKKRPAAKTALKNFFLAGDWTQTGLPATIEGAVRSGNNAAKAALTYLKEKERSRF